The genomic region AAGTTGAAGGGTGAAAGGCCCAATTATACCCCCCTTTTCCAGCTTTCTTGTAGTCTCTACGAACGAGTAGCCCGCGTCGAACAGCTTTTCGAGCATGCTTTCCCTGATGGTCGCAGGCTCGTGGCCCACCTCAATTAGTCTTGGATATCTCCCCAGCTTACTCTGTATGTCAGAGGGAAGTCTGTAAAATGAGTCCCAATCGCTTTGTATCCTTCTATCTACGCTAATTATTTCAACTCTATCAAATATTGGCGAGTAAAAGTAGTTGATATTGAAATAAGCCCCAAAAATGAACTCCTCTATGACCATTTGCGATATTCCCTGTTGATCTATTATCCCATCCTTCTCCAGTTTCCTCAACTTTTCCTGAAAATCTTCCCTATTAGCTGCGAAGAAAAATCCCCTTTCTACCTTTCTCTTAGCCTCGGGTATTTTGACTATAACAGGTCTATCAACTTCCTCAGGCCTTAGGGTCTTAGGCCTCCTTATTTTAGCCTCGTCAAGTATCCTGTAGTAATTCTTTTCACCAGTCCTCTCCTCCCATCTAAGCATCATTCTATTACCGAAGAA from Metallosphaera sedula DSM 5348 harbors:
- a CDS encoding formate--phosphoribosylaminoimidazolecarboxamide ligase family protein, coding for MKIASVASHSALDVFDGAKDEGFSTIALCKKGRERPYKEFKRIVDTCIILNDFKEISSDEIQTRLIEQDALIVPNRSMAVYLGYDAIEAMKVKFFGNRMMLRWEERTGEKNYYRILDEAKIRRPKTLRPEEVDRPVIVKIPEAKRKVERGFFFAANREDFQEKLRKLEKDGIIDQQGISQMVIEEFIFGAYFNINYFYSPIFDRVEIISVDRRIQSDWDSFYRLPSDIQSKLGRYPRLIEVGHEPATIRESMLEKLFDAGYSFVETTRKLEKGGIIGPFTLQLAVTPDLDIVVFDVAPRIGGGTNAYMGIGSQYSKLYFGKPISLGRRIAIEIKEAIQKKELDKVIS